In the genome of Quercus robur chromosome 3, dhQueRobu3.1, whole genome shotgun sequence, one region contains:
- the LOC126716461 gene encoding uncharacterized protein LOC126716461, with amino-acid sequence MTRPPIPPLSPPSQIPGSCSYCQLTNLVFPAQTNSSGVLDSVSKMALAALFIYKSISVIRKWFSRPVHTRSGDPAHSGTRRILDTKITGVELANLNGSNQNDSAEGCSILDTKITAGLESTNQNDSAEGCSILDTKITAGEELTDQNDSAEDSSSEILV; translated from the exons ATGACTCGACCTCCTATCCCCCCCCTATCCCCACCATCCCAGATTCCGGGTTCTTGCAGTTATTGTCAATTGACCAATTTGGTGTTTCCTGCACAAACTAACAG TAGCGGAGTGTTGGATTCGGTTTCAAAAATGGCTTTGGCTGCCCTGTTTATCTATAAATCAATTTCTGTAATTCGCAAGTGGTTTAGCCGACCTGTCCACACCCGCAGTGGCGATCCAGCTCATAGTGGCACTCGCAGAATTCTCGACACGAAAATAACTGGAGTGGAATTAGCGAACCTGAATGGTTCGAACCAGAATGATTCTGCCGAAGGTTGCAGCATTCTCGACACGAAAATTACTGCTGGATTGGAATCAACGAACCAGAATGATTCTGCTGAAGGTTGCAGCATTCTCGACACGAAAATTACTGCTGGAGAGGAATTAACGGATCAGAATGATTCTGCCGAAGATTCCAGCTCAGAGATACTAGTTTGA